The genomic region AATACAACAAGTGAATCACACTTTATCACTTCTAAGTATAGAGATCTCACATTTGCTCCTAAAGACTAGAACACTCACCTCTAAATTCTCCTATTGAGGATTTAGGTAATAAACACTAAAAGTTTACAATTCGGTTTGCACTCTTACACAAAACAGTTCCTCAATGAACAAAATCAAGTGCTCTCAATATGCTCTCTTATATAACCTAGACAAACCTCTCTAACATATATCAATCTCAACTTGTTAACATAGAAACTAAATGAATAAACAATAATTCCTTAAAAAAATCTAGTACAATATAACCAATAAAAGCATAATCTGATGAAGATATGACCTTCCAAAATCAGCATCACAATCCCGACCGATTGTCTACAAAACAAGGGTTGTCTTAAATTCATTTGAATCCAATCTAATCTTCACTAGCCATGGATTGGTTCCTATAGATGTACCATAGTATCTTCAAAATATCATCACAATAACTCGTCCAAAGATTTAGTTTCATTATATTGCCAACTTAAATATGACAACTAACTCCACTATCTCAGTAGTAGACTATAGTGGGCACTGTCGAGTGCTAGTTAACTCAATACAACACACCTTGCCTCAATAATCTTCAATGAGTGGAGTTAAAGATATCAATTCAATATACTATTAAGTTCCATAATTGAATATTCTATTATGAATTTGGAATAACACAACCTTATAAATTGATTACTTGAATTAACAAATCATGATAAATTAATCAATTTGATTTGATAACTTATGTTGATTAATTGAACATGTTAGATATATGAACTTCATAATTAGTTATGTGAAAGAATGTAAACTAAAAgatgcataaaaataataatgcatGCATCTGTTATacatctttttaattttgttgatttGATTCTCACTTTGTTTCTTTTTTGAACATAATTCTCAATTTATTCAGTGGATGGGAATTCATAATATCAAACTTATGGTAGACTTATAACACTTCTTTATGTAACAGCATGATATTATAGGTGTATAACAACCATCTCTCTATAACAGATAAAATTTTGATAGACAAACAAGGCTGATACAACGAGGGTTGACTGTATATAtaataagaaagaaagaaagaaaaaacaaatatgtaagaaaaaatagtCAAATAATTACACTAGCATCGATAGAGTAAAGCCAAACTCGACATTCATAGATGTCGAGGTCCCTAAGTCAAACTTACCAAACTTGATACTCATCGGTATTGAGATActctaaaaaaaattattatgatcAAGGTTCGAGATTCGTAGTTTCCAACATagtttttaaagtttaaatttattGTCTTTCTTTAAGAATGCAATGTATCTTATTATAGAATCCAACTttgtgaaattaaaataattgaacCTTAACAATGAGATGTGATGTGGTGGTTGTTAATCTCGTCCTTTaattatgagctcaaaatttttaTCTCCGCTAATGCAAATGGAAcatatttcatgaaaaattatttaatttttttgaaaaatataaataataattgatATTCACCTATTCTATGAATACCCTCGACTCGAAACAtagttataaataataataataaaaataataaggaaTAGCAACAATCAAACACAAATGCACGTCCTAAATACCCCCAGCTATATAAGTACATCTAACTTTTAGATCCaaattaaatttctcaaaaaaaaaaaaaaaaaccgaaaGAAAAAAAGCCTCAGcctctattatttatttcacaaGCACCAAAGCAACAAGGAGCAGCAGAAGAAGACGAAGCGATTCTATTTTTCCCTTTAGTCCGTCATCAGAGTCTGATCGACGCTGGGATTTCGGCCGATCTTCTTCCCGTTTCTCCTCCATCACTCTATTCAAATCTCCAATTAATTTGCTGAAAAACAgagatttatgcatgttaatGTGATTGAGATTAGAGTAGATGGGGCACAGGAAGAAAAACGTTGCTCCAAGATCAAAACAAGCGCCCGAGCTGACTCCCAATAATGCGAAGATCGATGTATTGGCGCTTCCACTTGAATCCGATTATGGTTCTCCCTCTTCCTCGCAGTCGTCCTATGCGGCGGTTAAGGGGGAGTGTGAACGAGCCCTAACGGCACTCCGACGTGGCAATCATACCAAAGCGCTTCGGTTGATGAAAGATTCGTGTACTCGTCATGAGAACTCGGTTCATGCGGCGCTAATCCACCGCGTTCAAGGCAGGGTCTGCGTGAAAGTGGCATCCATCATCGATGACTCTAACGCCAAGCAGCGGCATTTGAAGAACGCTATCGATTCGGCCAAAAAAGCTGTGGAATTGTCTCCGAACTCGATCGAATTTGCTCATTTTTATGCTAATTTACTGTACGAATTAGCCAACGATGCGAAAGAGTATGAAGTGGTGATTCAAGAATGTGAACGCGCATTGGCCATTGAGAATCCGGTGGATCCCGCCAAAGAAAGCTTGCAAGAAGAGAGTCAACAGAAAATATCAACCGCGGAGGCAAGAATTTTGCACGTGCAGAGTGAGCTGAAGTCATTGATACAGAAATCGAATATCGCTTCAATTTCTAATTGGATGAAGAATTTAGGGAGTGGAGAAGAGAAGTATAGGGTCATTCCGCTTAGGAGACTACCCGAGGATCCTATGGAGGTTAGGTTAGTACAAGCGAGAAGACCTAACGAGATTAAGAAAGCTACAAAGACGCcagaagaaagaaggaaagagatTGAGGTTAGAGTTGCTGCTGCTAGATTGTTGCAGCAGCAGAAATCTGACGCAGCCTCTTCTTCTCCAGTGTTGCAGGGTGAGGGAGAGAGGAACGGACTGGATTTTACTTCCGGAGGTGGACAAAGGGGAGGAGCAGATAGGAGGAGGAAGAATAGTTCTACAGCTGAAAGGAGAGATTGGGTTCGATCGTTTTGGAATTCAATGAGTGTTGATTCGAAGAAAGATTTGCTTAAGATTAGGGTTAGTGATCtcaaagcatattttggtttgtTGAAAGATGGGTTGGCGAGCGAGGTCTTATCAGAGGCTTTAGCATTTGCTGAGGTTAATAAGACTTTTAAGTTTTGGGTTTGTTGTAGATGTAGTGAGAAGTTTGCGGATTCAGAGTCTCACATGCAGCATGTTGTTCAGGAACATATGGGGAACCTCATCCCTAAAATGCAGACTGTTCTGCCACAAAGTGTTGATAAAGAGTGGATAGAGATGCTCCTTAACTGTTCTTGGGATCCCCTGGATATTTCTGCTGCAGTTAAAATGATTGACAACCAGCCTAAATTTGGTGAGCCGGAGTTTTCTCATGATTTTTACTCACGGAACCGTAATGAAGATAGTGATGATTGCCTCAAAGATGTGAGTGATAAGGAAAATTTTAGGGATCCCTACAATTGTGGTAGTTTTAAGGGCAATGATTGTGACAAAGTTCATAACattgaatgcaaagaatgtgatGGAAACCAGGGTTCTGTAGCATATCCCCTTATGAATAGTTGGCCGACAGTGGATGATGCTGAGCGTGCCAAGCTGCTTGAAAGAATCCGTGCTACTTTTGAACTGCTTATTAGACATAACTACCTTGCTGCTGGCCATCTTAACAAGGTGATACAGTTCACAATGGATGAGTTGCAGAGTATGGTTTCTGGTTCTCAGCTTCTGAATTACGGTGTAGATCAGAGTCCCATGTGCATTCGTTTTTTAGGAGCTACACAACTTAGAAAAATCCTCAAATTATTGCAGGATATATCTCATTCTTGTGGTCTGGCTAGATATTCTGAGAAGACTGCTACTATGGATGATGTGAATGGTGCTGCTGAGGTTCTTGAGGTTAAAGAGAAGATTATTCTTAGTGCAGATGCTTCCTGTCTACTCCTGGATGAACATTTATTGCCTGATGCAGCAATAGAAGATGCTACTCAAGGCAATGTTAATGGTAGCAATGGAAATGGGGTTTTACAGGATGCTGATGCTCTGCTGTCCTGGATATTTGCAGGCCCCTCAAGTGGGGATCAATTGGCATCATGGATGCGCATGAAAGAAGAGAAAACGCAGCAAGGACTTGAAATGCTTCAGATGCTGGAGAAGGAATTTTATCACCTACAGAGCCTTTGTGAGAGAAAATGTGATCATATAAGCTATGAGGAAGCACTGCAGGCTGTGGAGGATCTCTGTCTTGAAGAAGGTAAGAAGAGAGAGACTTCCACTGAATTTATTCATAGAAGCTATGAATCTGTCCTTAGGAAGCGAAGAGAAGAACTTGTTGAGAATGAAAGTGATGTTATGTTCCTCAGCGGCAGATTTGAGTTGGATGCtatatcaaatattttaaaagaagCAGAAGCACTGAATGTCAATCAATTTGGCTACGGGGATACTTATGCTGGTTTGACTTCTCAGTTATGTGACTTGGAATCTGGTGAAGATGATGACTGGGGAGCTAAGGATTATCTGCATCAAGTGGACACCTGCATAGAGGTTGCCATTCAGAGACAGAAGGAACAATTATCAGTTGAGGTCGGTCTTTTACTTTATGTGCAACTTTCAATATAAAGAATTGATTCTTAAATTGCCATTCTTAACTGTTCCATTTTTTTTGCAGCTTAGCAAAATTGATGCACGAATTATGCGAAATGTTACTGGGATGCAGCAGTTGGAAGTCAAACTTGAGCCTGTGTCTGCGCATGATTACCAATCAGTGTTGTTGCCTTTAGTGAAATCATACTTGAGGGTATGTAATAAACCAGTAAAAGTTTTCATTTGATGTTCTGTCTCTTCTAGACAAAATGTATATATCTTGATATTGCTTTtactttatatgttttattaattatttttatattaggtaCACTTGGAGGATCTGGCCGAGAAAGATGCCATTGAGAAGTCTGATGCTGCAAGAGAAGCTTTTTTAGCAGAGCTTGCGCGTGACTCTAAGAAGAGTATTCGAGGGGGAAATGATAATTCCAGACATTCACAGGATAAAAGCAAGGATAAGAAAAAGAACAAGGAGTTCCGAAAATCCAAGGACTCAAAGGTTActtgtttttcctttttttgtttttgataGTTCATCTGGTAGTTACCTAAGGTAATATTCTATTGTGCAGGTCTAATGTTTTCTTACTGTTTCAGGTTTCTGGTGGAAATGAGCTGCATATACTTACTGATGAGACTGCTGAGCAAGTGTATGTTTTCCTTCTGTTTGAATTTAGAGATTCTTGTTTATGACTTTGAAGTTTTCTGCCTTCACATAACTGTTATTAATACTTTTTGGCGTAGTCTACTACTAATGTGCATTTTCATGTGTGTTTTCTTGCAGTTCTTTGGCAGTTGCTTCTGATGGTGATCATCTAGATTCTGAAGTTGTTTCTGTGAATAGTGATGACTTGAAACAACAAGAAGAGGAATTGAGACGAAAAATTGAGCTTGAAGCAGAGGAAAGAAAGCTTGAAGAGACTTTGGAGTATCAAAGACGGATTGAGAATGAGGCTAAACAGAAGCACCTTGCCGAGCAAAATAAAAAAACCAATCAAGCA from Gossypium arboreum isolate Shixiya-1 chromosome 1, ASM2569848v2, whole genome shotgun sequence harbors:
- the LOC108483083 gene encoding uncharacterized protein LOC108483083 isoform X2 gives rise to the protein MGHRKKNVAPRSKQAPELTPNNAKIDVLALPLESDYGSPSSSQSSYAAVKGECERALTALRRGNHTKALRLMKDSCTRHENSVHAALIHRVQGRVCVKVASIIDDSNAKQRHLKNAIDSAKKAVELSPNSIEFAHFYANLLYELANDAKEYEVVIQECERALAIENPVDPAKESLQEESQQKISTAEARILHVQSELKSLIQKSNIASISNWMKNLGSGEEKYRVIPLRRLPEDPMEVRLVQARRPNEIKKATKTPEERRKEIEVRVAAARLLQQQKSDAASSSPVLQGEGERNGLDFTSGGGQRGGADRRRKNSSTAERRDWVRSFWNSMSVDSKKDLLKIRVSDLKAYFGLLKDGLASEVLSEALAFAEVNKTFKFWVCCRCSEKFADSESHMQHVVQEHMGNLIPKMQTVLPQSVDKEWIEMLLNCSWDPLDISAAVKMIDNQPKFGEPEFSHDFYSRNRNEDSDDCLKDVSDKENFRDPYNCGSFKGNDCDKVHNIECKECDGNQGSVAYPLMNSWPTVDDAERAKLLERIRATFELLIRHNYLAAGHLNKVIQFTMDELQSMVSGSQLLNYGVDQSPMCIRFLGATQLRKILKLLQDISHSCGLARYSEKTATMDDVNGAAEVLEVKEKIILSADASCLLLDEHLLPDAAIEDATQGNVNGSNGNGVLQDADALLSWIFAGPSSGDQLASWMRMKEEKTQQGLEMLQMLEKEFYHLQSLCERKCDHISYEEALQAVEDLCLEEGKKRETSTEFIHRSYESVLRKRREELVENESDVMFLSGRFELDAISNILKEAEALNVNQFGYGDTYAGLTSQLCDLESGEDDDWGAKDYLHQVDTCIEVAIQRQKEQLSVELSKIDARIMRNVTGMQQLEVKLEPVSAHDYQSVLLPLVKSYLRVHLEDLAEKDAIEKSDAAREAFLAELARDSKKSIRGGNDNSRHSQDKSKDKKKNKEFRKSKDSKVSGGNELHILTDETAEQVSLAVASDGDHLDSEVVSVNSDDLKQQEEELRRKIELEAEERKLEETLEYQRRIENEAKQKHLAEQNKKTNQAYAKNAPDSLRDAYLEVGDLDIQEHLAPRNGVVNNWNSIPVSNANGSVVPVTHNKFKQGLSNGSVSEDGLLPSERRTGRKGRRHKSSNKFLDGKSPVASSEKESIQVGSSHVHVEEQVRYVDGVPVVSISGEGNTKTLGQLQAQEDDEERFQADLKKAVRQSLDTYQAQRVPLQVNNHIVSPNDVSNEALNETVVFGTGLQNEVGEYNCFLNVIIQSLWHLRRFRDEFLRRSTSDHVHVGDPCVVCSLYEIFIALNIASTDARKEPVAPTSLRIALSNLYPDSNFFQEAQMNDASEVLAVIFDCLHRSFTSGSSDCDADSGDSHCTGSWDCANNDCIVHSLFGMDIFERMNCYSCGLESRHLKYTTFFHNINASALRTMKVMCAESSFDELLNLVEMNHQLACDAEAGGCGKLNYIHHILSNSPSVFATVLGWQNTCESADDIAATLAALNTEIDISVLYRGLDPKNKHNLVSVVCYYGQHYHCFAYSHDRERWIMYDDKIVKVIGSWADVITMCERGHLQPQVELSRFDFGS
- the LOC108483083 gene encoding uncharacterized protein LOC108483083 isoform X3, whose amino-acid sequence is MGHRKKNVAPRSKQAPELTPNNAKIDVLALPLESDYGSPSSSQSSYAAVKGECERALTALRRGNHTKALRLMKDSCTRHENSVHAALIHRVQGRVCVKVASIIDDSNAKQRHLKNAIDSAKKAVELSPNSIEFAHFYANLLYELANDAKEYEVVIQECERALAIENPVDPAKESLQEESQQKISTAEARILHVQSELKSLIQKSNIASISNWMKNLGSGEEKYRVIPLRRLPEDPMEVRLVQARRPNEIKKATKTPEERRKEIEVRVAAARLLQQQKSDAASSSPVLQGEGERNGLDFTSGGGQRGGADRRRKNSSTAERRDWVRSFWNSMSVDSKKDLLKIRVSDLKAYFGLLKDGLASEVLSEALAFAEVNKTFKFWVCCRCSEKFADSESHMQHVVQEHMGNLIPKMQTVLPQSVDKEWIEMLLNCSWDPLDISAAVKMIDNQPKFGEPEFSHDFYSRNRNEDSDDCLKDVSDKENFRDPYNCGSFKGNDCDKVHNIECKECDGNQGSVAYPLMNSWPTVDDAERAKLLERIRATFELLIRHNYLAAGHLNKVIQFTMDELQSMVSGSQLLNYGVDQSPMCIRFLGATQLRKILKLLQDISHSCGLARYSEKTATMDDVNGAAEVLEVKEKIILSADASCLLLDEHLLPDAAIEDATQGNVNGSNGNGVLQDADALLSWIFAGPSSGDQLASWMRMKEEKTQQGLEMLQMLEKEFYHLQSLCERKCDHISYEEALQAVEDLCLEEGKKRETSTEFIHRSYESVLRKRREELVENESDVMFLSGRFELDAISNILKEAEALNVNQFGYGDTYAGLTSQLCDLESGEDDDWGAKDYLHQVDTCIEVAIQRQKEQLSVELSKIDARIMRNVTGMQQLEVKLEPVSAHDYQSVLLPLVKSYLRVHLEDLAEKDAIEKSDAAREAFLAELARDSKKSIRGGNDNSRHSQDKSKDKKKNKEFRKSKDSKVSGGNELHILTDETAEQVSLAVASDGDHLDSEVVSVNSDDLKQQEEELRRKIELEAEERKLEETLEYQRRIENEAKQKHLAEQNKKTNQAYAKNAPDSLRDAYLEVGDLDIQEHLAPRNGVVNNWNSIPVSNANGSVVPVTHNKFKQGLSNGSVSEDGLLPSERRTGRKGRRHKSSNKFLDGKSPVASSEKESIQVGSSHVHVEEQVRYVDGVPVVSISGEGNTKTLGQLQAQEDDEERFQADLKKAVRQSLDTYQAQRVPLQVNNHIVSPNDVSNEALNETVVFGTGLQNEVGEYNCFLNVIIQSLWHLRRFRDEFLRRSTSDHVHVGDPCVVCSLYEIFIALNIASTDARKEPVAPTSLRIALSNLYPDSNFFQEAQMNDASEVLAVIFDCLHRSFTSGSSDCDADSGDSHCTGSWDCANNDCIVHSLFGMDIFERMNCYSCGLESRHLKYTTFFHNINASALRTMKVMCAESSFDELLNLVEMNHQLACDAEAGGCGKLNYIHHILSNSPSVFATVLGWQNTCESADDIAATLAALNTEIDISVLYRGLDPKNKHNLVSVVCYYGQHYHCFAYSHDRERWIMYDDKIVKVIGSWADVITMCERGHLQPQVLFFEAVN
- the LOC108483083 gene encoding uncharacterized protein LOC108483083 isoform X1, with translation MGHRKKNVAPRSKQAPELTPNNAKIDVLALPLESDYGSPSSSQSSYAAVKGECERALTALRRGNHTKALRLMKDSCTRHENSVHAALIHRVQGRVCVKVASIIDDSNAKQRHLKNAIDSAKKAVELSPNSIEFAHFYANLLYELANDAKEYEVVIQECERALAIENPVDPAKESLQEESQQKISTAEARILHVQSELKSLIQKSNIASISNWMKNLGSGEEKYRVIPLRRLPEDPMEVRLVQARRPNEIKKATKTPEERRKEIEVRVAAARLLQQQKSDAASSSPVLQGEGERNGLDFTSGGGQRGGADRRRKNSSTAERRDWVRSFWNSMSVDSKKDLLKIRVSDLKAYFGLLKDGLASEVLSEALAFAEVNKTFKFWVCCRCSEKFADSESHMQHVVQEHMGNLIPKMQTVLPQSVDKEWIEMLLNCSWDPLDISAAVKMIDNQPKFGEPEFSHDFYSRNRNEDSDDCLKDVSDKENFRDPYNCGSFKGNDCDKVHNIECKECDGNQGSVAYPLMNSWPTVDDAERAKLLERIRATFELLIRHNYLAAGHLNKVIQFTMDELQSMVSGSQLLNYGVDQSPMCIRFLGATQLRKILKLLQDISHSCGLARYSEKTATMDDVNGAAEVLEVKEKIILSADASCLLLDEHLLPDAAIEDATQGNVNGSNGNGVLQDADALLSWIFAGPSSGDQLASWMRMKEEKTQQGLEMLQMLEKEFYHLQSLCERKCDHISYEEALQAVEDLCLEEGKKRETSTEFIHRSYESVLRKRREELVENESDVMFLSGRFELDAISNILKEAEALNVNQFGYGDTYAGLTSQLCDLESGEDDDWGAKDYLHQVDTCIEVAIQRQKEQLSVELSKIDARIMRNVTGMQQLEVKLEPVSAHDYQSVLLPLVKSYLRVHLEDLAEKDAIEKSDAAREAFLAELARDSKKSIRGGNDNSRHSQDKSKDKKKNKEFRKSKDSKVSGGNELHILTDETAEQVSLAVASDGDHLDSEVVSVNSDDLKQQEEELRRKIELEAEERKLEETLEYQRRIENEAKQKHLAEQNKKTNQAYAKNAPDSLRDAYLEVGDLDIQEHLAPRNGVVNNWNSIPVSNANGSVVPVTHNKFKQGLSNGSVSEDGLLPSERRTGRKGRRHKSSNKFLDGKSPVASSEKESIQVGSSHVHVEEQVRYVDGVPVVSISGEGNTKTLGQLQAQEDDEERFQADLKKAVRQSLDTYQAQRVPLQVNNHIVSPNDVSNEALNETVVFGTGLQNEVGEYNCFLNVIIQSLWHLRRFRDEFLRRSTSDHVHVGDPCVVCSLYEIFIALNIASTDARKEPVAPTSLRIALSNLYPDSNFFQEAQMNDASEVLAVIFDCLHRSFTSGSSDCDADSGDSHCTGSWDCANNDCIVHSLFGMDIFERMNCYSCGLESRHLKYTTFFHNINASALRTMKVMCAESSFDELLNLVEMNHQLACDAEAGGCGKLNYIHHILSNSPSVFATVLGWQNTCESADDIAATLAALNTEIDISVLYRGLDPKNKHNLVSVVCYYGQHYHCFAYSHDRERWIMYDDKIVKVIGSWADVITMCERGHLQPQDRKSYFINQKSVFSKLV